Proteins encoded by one window of Aphis gossypii isolate Hap1 chromosome X, ASM2018417v2, whole genome shotgun sequence:
- the LOC114124436 gene encoding uncharacterized protein LOC114124436 codes for MTSSDGGLQSCRRQDNRSGGGAGVAGQNLPIIMATGCRMPRSPSRDKDLSSRTAAAAAAAHQQQQPFATTAVVLNRVTSSYPEAFFKRMSQDITNSVWFEEENDLIKSCGALQSALGLSKSFSTSDIADATNMDTGCWLADADDVRMPHSASELAINKLRINSDVLLMATTMQGRLGNTSRSLSTCVVVGDMASTSQLPSPSRYSSSLHNSYAPSAFSPTDLVRSVNKKVRQNYIQRRLLITYKTLERLSLSEFNLDKSSGADRVPDQPQLSDRNDATTATAAASSGKYLSVPKTGGKPLCQDDIAVCTDTIKRYQPKAFTRYDRNMFIVNWLDNIDPQHTAAEDQ; via the exons ATGACATCCAGCGACGGAGGACTGCAGTCTTGTCGCCGGCAGGACAATCGGAGCGGCGGCGGTGCAGGCGTCGCAGGCCAAAATCTGCCGATAATAATGGCCACCGGCTGTCGGATGCCGCGGTCGCCGTCCAGAGACAAGGACTTATCCTCCaggaccgccgccgccgccgccgccgcacatCAACAGCAGCAGCCCTTCGCTACCACCGCCGTCGTCTTGAACCGCGTTACCAGCTCTTATCCCGAAGCGTTTTTCAaaag GATGTCGCAGGACATAACGAATTCGGTGTGGTTCGAAGAGGAGAACGATTTGATAAAAAGCTGCGGGGCACTGCAGTCGGCGCTGGGTCTGTCCAAGAGCTTCAGCACCAGCGACATCGCTGACGCGACCAACATGGACACCGGATGTTGGCTCGCGGACGCCGACGACGTCCGCATGCCGCATAGCGCTTCCGAACTGGCCATCAACAAGTTGCGCATAAACTCGGACGTGCTGCTGATGGCCACCACCATGCAGGGCCGGTTGGGCAATACGTCGCGGTCGCTGTCCACGTGCGTGGTGGTCGGCGACATGGCGTCCACGTCGCAGCTGCCGTCGCCGAGCCGGTACTCCAGCTCGTTGCACAACAGTTACGCGCCGTCCGCGTTCAGTCCCACTGACCTCGTGAGGTCCGTCAACAAAAAG GTGcgacaaaattatattcaacggCGTCTATTGATAACTTACAAGACATTGGAACGTTTGTCACTGAGCGAATTTAATTTAGACAAGAGTTCCGGAGCCGATCGTGTGCCAGACCAACCGCAGTTGTCTGATCGCAATGACGCGACTACAGCCACCGCAGCCGCGAGTTCAGGAAAATATTTGAGCGTACCGAAAACCGGTGGAAAGCCTCTGTGCCAGGACGACATTGCCGTGTGCACCGACACTATAAAACGATACCAGCCGAAAGCGTTCACCCGATACGACAGGAACATGTTCATAGTCAACTGGCTGGATAACATCGATCCGCAACACACCGCTGCAGAAGATcaataa